In Arcobacter ellisii, a genomic segment contains:
- a CDS encoding DnaB-like helicase N-terminal domain-containing protein gives MSIAINIEKAVLSSILFNPEEFEKINEILKADDFFSSAHQKIFEVMQKLYDEEMPIVEDFISKRLNNSKLNDVLIDILSANPITNSIAYAKEIKKDSLTRQIQHLSSKLQHQFDIKIIDKISELKNELENLKFIKELKNIDEISSLFQKYDLNYLEVENVKFEYLIDNLLVKNEITMIVARPAIGKSLTTFAFVNMILLNSKVSKIIYLDGDNGLTTIKERKVHIVKENHGDKLIYLQGLKASEFNIVIKNLLKSNLDDILIVFDSIKNFMQGGDRDKNRDVSKVMEILKTLRNNGATVIFLHHSNKPSKDIDELMYAGSSAWEEDSTNAFILKNNKDKKAFIFIPIKMRSGDLKEMAFTYCEYSHTLNQIDLDIAKETNEELEIRNEIIDFISNSKEEPNYSEILNHLMNNGYPKMKSTDVLKNGKDKFWESKKLKQFNKTIFLLIDQNKDFNKPIKIVFENEVRKVS, from the coding sequence ATGAGTATAGCAATTAATATCGAGAAAGCTGTATTAAGCTCAATTTTATTCAATCCCGAAGAGTTTGAGAAAATAAATGAGATTCTAAAAGCAGATGATTTTTTTTCGTCTGCTCATCAAAAGATTTTTGAAGTAATGCAAAAACTTTATGATGAAGAAATGCCTATTGTTGAAGATTTTATTTCAAAAAGATTGAATAATTCAAAATTAAATGATGTGTTAATTGATATTTTATCTGCTAATCCTATAACAAATTCTATTGCTTACGCAAAAGAAATAAAAAAAGATAGTTTAACAAGACAAATACAACATTTAAGTTCTAAATTACAACATCAATTTGATATTAAAATCATTGATAAAATTTCAGAATTGAAAAATGAACTAGAAAATTTAAAATTTATTAAAGAATTAAAAAACATAGATGAAATAAGTTCTTTATTTCAAAAATATGATTTAAATTATTTAGAAGTTGAGAATGTTAAATTTGAGTATTTAATTGATAATTTACTTGTAAAAAATGAAATTACTATGATAGTGGCACGTCCTGCAATTGGAAAAAGTTTAACAACGTTTGCTTTTGTTAATATGATTCTTTTAAATAGTAAAGTTTCCAAAATAATATATCTTGATGGAGATAATGGGCTTACTACTATAAAAGAGAGAAAAGTTCATATTGTAAAAGAAAATCATGGTGATAAACTTATTTATTTACAAGGATTAAAAGCTTCAGAATTTAATATAGTGATTAAAAATTTATTAAAATCAAATTTAGATGATATATTAATAGTTTTTGATTCAATTAAAAATTTCATGCAAGGTGGAGATAGAGACAAAAACAGAGATGTTTCTAAGGTTATGGAAATTTTAAAAACACTTAGAAACAATGGTGCGACTGTTATTTTTCTACACCATTCTAATAAACCATCAAAAGATATTGATGAATTGATGTATGCGGGATCTAGTGCTTGGGAAGAAGATTCCACAAATGCTTTTATTCTAAAGAATAATAAAGATAAAAAAGCATTTATCTTTATACCAATAAAAATGAGATCTGGAGATTTAAAAGAGATGGCATTTACATATTGTGAATATTCACATACTCTAAATCAAATTGATTTAGATATAGCAAAAGAGACAAATGAAGAACTAGAAATAAGAAATGAAATCATTGATTTTATTTCAAATTCAAAAGAAGAGCCTAATTATAGTGAAATTCTAAATCACTTGATGAATAATGGATATCCAAAAATGAAAAGTACTGATGTACTAAAAAATGGTAAAGACAAATTTTGGGAATCAAAAAAATTGAAGCAATTTAATAAAACTATATTTTTATTAATAGATCAAAATAAAGATTTCAATAAACCAATCAAAATTGTTTTTGAAAATGAAGTACGTAAAGTAAGTTAG